In Miscanthus floridulus cultivar M001 chromosome 8, ASM1932011v1, whole genome shotgun sequence, the sequence gcagacagggattagccttcttggcgaggtcaattagattggtgacacggttgataaccagagaagtcgtggtgctaagattgtagggttcgggtctttggatctgaagccggatcggtatgCCGTGCTCCAAAAAAacaatagttaccatcacctaacggaagatcaggatctccCCATCCCCATCACAATTAGTTAACGTCTCAGTGCAAAAAACATTAGTAGAGACTAATTTTGTGCAAATACTGCACGTGTATTAGTGAGTAATGACATGGACCCACGCCACGTGTTAGTGTCATGGTTGAGAAGGTTATATGGATCGAACCGATTGAGAGGTACtaaatccgttctaaattatagttcgTCCGACTTTTTCGaccccaagtttgaccactcgtcttatttaaaAATTTGTGCTAAATATCACTTTtttttgttgtggcttgctttattaataaaaattcttcaagaatgacttaaatttaactatgtttacataattttttttaaataagacgAGCGGTCAAACTTGGATTTAAAAAAGACAAACaaattataatttgaaacagagggtAGTATCACTTGGTCGAACAGGCTAGGTTGTGCCTGATACGTACGGTCAAACTGGGATCTGATCGGAGTCAATGTCATCGGGCTCTCGGCCTGACATCACCAGTTCGTTACAGACTAGGGTTGAGAAATCATAGGGAACACACACTATATATATACCCATGATGAATACCCAATGGATCCATCGACACATACCATCGTAATACCGATCCGCACGCCAACACCCGCGTCGCCGGCTAGCTAGGGCAAATCTAATCAACACCCGTACCGTCCGTACGTCGCCGATGACGTACACGTGCACAACAGGGTGGGCTGATCTCCCGTTCGATGTCCTGGACGGTGTCATCGCGCGCCTCCCGTTCCCCGGCGATCGCGCCCGCTTCGCCGCCGTCTGCCGCGCATGGCGCTCCGCCGCGCGCCAGCTCCCCAGCCACCTCCCGTGGATCGTGTTCCCGAGCGGCACGTTCTGCACCGCCGGCCAGGGCGCAGCCTGCTTCTCGATCCCCGGACTTCCCGAGGACGCGACCTGCCTCGGCGCCGCCCACGACAGCTGGCTCGCGATCGACTGCACGGACGACGTCGTCCGGCGTACAACCAATGTGGACAGATGGTTGTGCAAGGACACGGGGGAGCTTCTCATCTACCCCAGGCGCAACGTGAAGCACAAGCACACTTACCTCCTGCACAACCCCTTCAGCAGCGTCACCGTGCCGCTCCCCGAGCTAGACGCCGTCGTCGGCTACATGGCCGAGACCTTCGACATCCGTAAGGTGCTCATGCGTTCGCCGGCTCCAGACGATTTCATTGCCGTCACGACCAACAATTGCAACTACAACATTATCTTATGCCGTCGTGAAAAGGGTACGTGTGTGCTACCCTACTACAGGATCATTGATGTCGTGTTCCTTAGAGACACGCTTTATgggatcacctcgggcgaagaaCTCCTCGCCTTCCACCTCGGCGAGGATGAGGATGGGCGGCCTAATGTTACCAGGATCGAACTAGTCATCAAGAACCCATTGTCTAGGTATTATTACGGTGAATTTCCATGGTCCTGGCCTCAAGACGTAGTTGACACAAGTGACAAGGAGGTTGGTCAAGATAACCATAATAATGCTGGCGAAGAGGTGTCAGATAGCAATGAGGAGGACGAAGATTTAGGCGATGACGCAGAGGAACCTAACCAAGAAGAGAATGACAACGGCGCCGATGAGGGAtaccaagaggaggaggaggaggatgatgatgagctagcagACCAAGCATTGGAGGATATCTTTAATGGCGATGACGTGGTACCGAGCAACACGGAGCCTGAGGAGTATGACGAGGCGTTTAAGAGGTATGCCGAGGAGGTGCCCTATGAACCCAAGGATGAGATACATATCGGCCGATACCTTGTCAAGTCGAGGACCGGGGAGTTGCTCCTGGTGAGGCACCGGTATCTATTATCTCCATATTCTCATAGCTACACTCTTGATGTCGAGGTCTTGAAAGCGGATCTTAGCAAGGGCAAGTGGGCTGCCTCTGATGGGCTACCCAAAGGAGAGGCGCTTTTCCTTGGTCAGTCCTACAGCAAGTGCACGCAAGCGCACGCAGACATTCAGGAGGGCTTCGTGTATTATCTACCACATCTGGTGGACGACGCATATGACATGACAGTCTTGCACTACTTGTAATATCGCGTTTGGGTGGCCATGGGAATGCAGACTGGAGTGTTATTACTTGCTAACCTGGCTTTTCCCTCCGGAAGTAGTGGTTTGATAAGGCACCAAAATAATctatttatatatatagtttatAATTCGTCCATGAAGTGGGAAGGTTGACTGTTCGTGTGTCGTCAGTGTGCTACTcgctccgttttaaattataagtcgctttgacttttttttgttcATCTATTTTGTaatatatctagacatattatttatatctattagatgcatagcaaaatagatgtatcaaaaaagttaaaacgacttataatttggaacggagggagtatatatatatatacacacacgatTTGAGCAAAATAAATTGGCTGCTTTTCAAGTCTACCGTTATCATAAAATCAAATGTTTTGGGGAATCTACTCTGAATGCCTTGCAGTGCGACGATGGATCGATGACACGTCACATCTGCCCTTGGTTTTTAAGGATTTTTATTAAGCACGCACTTTGCTAAGGAATTTTGGATTtgactttgaccatgtaataagctAAGAAAATACATGACAAAATACTATTTCCACAATATCGCACTATGAACTAGATGATTTTTGTTTGCAGAATTTGGAAAACTCGAATATACGTAGcattctagaaatattttttatttaaaaccgAAAAAGAAATGGTGCCAGATATACAGGCAAAGTGAGTTGTGCTCTTGACTTTCAACATCTATTTGGAGAATTGCAAAACAAGTTGTTAAAGGCCTTAGGTCCTTTGTTTCTCTCGATGAAAAATATTGAACACTACGGGAgacgcgctctttgccgagtgctcggagctttgccgagtgtcgaaacacgggcactcggcaaccgagtgccgcactcggtaaagccggcactcggcaaaggtcgtctttgccgagtgtcaaacactcggcaaagagtaacactcggcaaacgtcctctttgccgagtgtcaggcactcggcaaagaacaaccCTTGGCAAAATACCTTAGGTGACGCCGGTGGCCCCTccgtcatcctttgccgagtgctggccgttagcactcggcaaacgtgctatctttgccgagtgctgcaagcctggcactcggtaaagaggttcctttgtcgagtgccaattgcgacactcggcaaagtatttttttatttttttatttttgttttcaaattttttctgtggcatttatacagtacctagaagcacatgttccaatttggaacttttctatgaccttttggtatatattttttttaatttttttatgtttacttgaatttttctcgaaaaagtaaatttgaactgcaggtgcatgaaatattagaatttagcgattcaaaaaatggtattcatgtttttgagtgtattttgaggccgtgtgcagggacattcgtgaaatttcgaacatctgtttcacgaaacatgaccaccaacttgttaaaaaagtgttttttaattatataaaatgcaaacgaagtctgaaaatcacgaaacttgtcgaggtgtcgtgtcgTCGCATGTAgaggttgtggtaaaaaatttagaagtttccgagcaagttgtgacgtacgatgcctaaaacccagacatctccacatgtgatcacctggttggacggggactggcagaagaagcacgaggaggcccgcgacaggcgtttgcagatgccaggtgtacctcaccatcagggcaaccgcagcctcagcaaatatgcaaaggcatatgtaagtctccgccattgctctaatctagccgcgctcaattctgcatcatttctaaccacatgttgttgtctttctcgtagtcggatgcacacggtggccagccaattgGTCAACTCAAGGTATATGCTCTggctcacatgggcaaggcgacgACCGACATCGAGTACGACCCATATGCCCCGGTtcaggcgtacaccaactccagcgtccacacccgcctctcttcatacacggaggcggcaaggtcagtccatgggccggGCTACGATCCGAGAACCGAGAAGCGCCTTGATCCTtagctcgtgatgagggtggggcaaggcaagaagcatgggcggttctggattggcgacggcgtcctcgacacggcctctactcctcctctccaccagctccgagcatcgagcacgagctcaagcgtgc encodes:
- the LOC136469388 gene encoding uncharacterized protein; this translates as MTYTCTTGWADLPFDVLDGVIARLPFPGDRARFAAVCRAWRSAARQLPSHLPWIVFPSGTFCTAGQGAACFSIPGLPEDATCLGAAHDSWLAIDCTDDVVRRTTNVDRWLCKDTGELLIYPRRNVKHKHTYLLHNPFSSVTVPLPELDAVVGYMAETFDIRKVLMRSPAPDDFIAVTTNNCNYNIILCRREKGTCVLPYYRIIDVVFLRDTLYGITSGEELLAFHLGEDEDGRPNVTRIELVIKNPLSRYYYGEFPWSWPQDVVDTNSNEEDEDLGDDAEEPNQEENDNGADEGYQEEEEEDDDELADQALEDIFNGDDVVPSNTEPEEYDEAFKRYAEEVPYEPKDEIHIGRYLVKSRTGELLLVRHRYLLSPYSHSYTLDVEVLKADLSKGKWAASDGLPKGEALFLGQSYSKCTQAHADIQEGFVYYLPHLVDDAYDMTVLHYL